The stretch of DNA GGGCGTCCACGTCGCGGCCGATGCCCCGTACACCCGCACCCGGACGGCACGTCGGATGTGGCGGGTCATGCTCGCACAGTCACGGGCGAGCGACCACGTGGTGGTCCCGTCGCGGCACTTCGCCGACAAGCTCGTCGACCGGGGCGTGCGGACCCCGGTGTCGGTCGTCTCGAACGGCATCGAGCCCGCGGTCCTCGACGCGATCGGGCCGGCGTCGGTCCGGACCCGGGCGGTCGACGAGCCGCTCCGGGTGCTCTGGGTCGGCCGGCTGTCGCCCGAGAAGCGCCCGGAGGTCCTGGTCGAGGCCGCCCGCTCGTTCCCGCCCGGCACCGAGGTCGACGTGCTCGGCGACGGCGTCGCGCGTGCCGCGGTCGCTCGGGCGGTGGTCGGCACCCCGGTCCGGCTGCACGGTTCCACCCCGCACGACGAGGTGCTCTCCGCCATGCGACGCGCGCACGTGCTGGTGTCGAGCTCCGTCGACTTCGACAACCAGCCGATGGTGATGCTCGAGGCCGTCGCCACCGGCCTGCCCGTGGTGCACTGCGACCCGGACCTCGCCGAGGTCGTCCCCGAGGGCGGCGGCTTCACGACACCGACACCGGATGCCGCAGGCATCGCGGCGGTCGTGCGGCGGGTGCACGAGGAGCCGGAGCTCCTCGAGCGGGCGAGTGCCGCCCTGGTCGCGGCCCGCGGCCGCGTCGAACAGCGCGTCGACGGACTGGTCGCGGTCTACGAGAGCGTCCTGCGCCCGTCCCGCACCACGTGACGGCCTGGAGGCTCCCCACCATCCGGCACCGAGCCTCCAGACCGTCGTGTGGCCGGTCAGACCGTGGCGGACGCAGCCTGCAGGGTCGCGGCGAGCGGGTCGAAGTCCTCGGGCAGCGACGCGATCGGCGCGACCGTCGACGCGACCTCGACGAACGCGCGGCGCGCGACCGACTCCTCGACGGCCACCATGGTGTCGAGCACGTGGTAGCCGACCTCGCCGGTCGCGATGTGCGCACCGCCCCCGCGGATCGCCCGTGCCATGTCGAGCACGCCGAGACCGCGGCCGACCGTCGGTTCCTCGTCGGACAGGGTCTCCCACTCCTGCTCGATCGGGAACGACACGTCCGCGCCGAGCGGTCGGGCGATGCGGATCGGGTGGCCTCCGCCGAAGGTGTTCGGGTCAGGGAGCACGATCGTGCCCTCGGTGCCGTTCACCTCGAAGACGCCGTGCCGGAAGAGCGGGGTGTCGAACGACAGCAGCGACTGCGCGTTCCCGCCCTGCTCGAACGACGTGAGCACCGAGAGGTGCGTCGGGACCTCGACCGGGAACTCCTGCCCCGCGTTCGGTCCGACCACCAGCTGTCGGGTGTCGCGCGACCGGGTCCCCGTCGCCACGACCGACGCGACCGGGCCGAGCAGGTGCACGAGCGCCGTGAAGTAGTACGGCCCCATGTCGAACAGCGGGCCGGCGCCCTTCGCGTAGAGGAAGGACGCGTTGGGGTGGAACACGTCCGGTCCCTGCCACTGGAAGCTCGTGACGGCGGTGAGCGGCGTGCCGATCGCGCCGGCCTCGATCGCGCGCTTGGCGGTCTGCCACCCGGCGCCGAGGACGGTGTCGGGCGCGATGCCGAGGCGCAGGCCGAGCTCGTCGGCGAGCGCCACGAGCCCGGCGGCGCTCGCGCGGTCGACGCCGATCGGCTTCTCGCTCCAGACGTGCTTGCCGGCGCGGAGTGCCGCCGTGGAGACCTCGACGTGCGTGGCGGGCAGGGTCAGGTTGACGACGATCTCGACGTCGGGGTCGGTGAGCACCTCGTCGCCCGTGCCGGACGCGGGGATCCCCCACTTCGCCGCCGTCGCCGCGGCGCGCTCGGTGTCGATGTCACCGATGCGGACCACCTCGACGTCCGGGAAGGTCGTGAGGTTCGTGAGGTACTGCTCGCTGATCATCCCGGCGCCGATGAAGCCGACGCCGACGCGTCCCGTGCGGGTCATGCGGACACCCCCGTCGTGGCGGTCGCGTCCGATCCGGCGAGCGTGGCGTGCAGCCAGCGGTACGACTGCTCGACCCCGTCGAAGATCTCCCCGTCGAAGCCGTCGAACTCGATGACGGCGTACTCGAGCGCGGTCGCCGCGGCCAGCGCCTCGGCCAGACGGACGTCGCCCTGCCCGGCCGGGGTCTGGTCGGTCGGCACCTGCGCGGTGGAGATGCCCTCGCGCATCGGGCCGTCCTTGACGTGCACGGCGACGATGCGGTCACCGAGCTCCTCGACGAACGGCACCAGGTCGATGCCCGCGGCGGACGCCCAGTACAGGTCGAGTTCGAGCACGACGCGGGGGTCGAGCAGGTCGGCGAGCACCCGCAGCGCGGGCTTCCCGTCGATCCGGGGCCGGAGCTCGTGGTCGTGGTTGTGGTAGCCGACGCGCAGGCCGTGGGCGGCGGCTTCCTCGGCGGCGGCGTTCAGTCGGGCGGCGACCCGCTCGACGCCCTCGCGGGTCGTCCAGTGGTCGGGCCCGACGAACGGGTCGATGACGATCTCGAGCCCGAGGGCCGACGCCTCGGCGAAGGTCTCGGCGTGCGACGGTGCGGTCATCACGGTGCCGTCGGGCAGCGGGATCGTCTCCTCGACCAGGAAGGCGTGACCGGTGCGGGCGCTGATGCCGTGCGCGTCGAAGGCCGTCCGGAGCTCGGCGGCGCGACCGACGAAGGCGAACGCCTCGACGGTGTCGAACCCGATGGCGGCGAGGCGTGCGACGCCTCCGTCGAGGTCGGGCGCGAGGGCCTTGTCGACCGTGTAGAGCTGGAGCGAGATGCGGGGTGCCACGGTGGTCACCGGACCTTCTTGATCGGGAGGATGACGAGCGCGCCGAGGAGCACGGCGACGCCGGCGCCCCAGAGCATGAGCGTGTAGTTCTGGCCGCCGCCGATGCCGAGCAGGAAGAGGCCGACCGCCGGGGCGAGCGACTGCGGCAGGGCGTTGGCGATGTTGATCACGCCGAGGTCCTTGCCCGGGCGCTCCGGGTCGGGGAGCACGTCGACGACGAGCGCGGTGTCGATCGCGGCGTAGATGCCGTAGGCGAAGCCGAGCACGATCTCGGCGAAGTAGAACCCGCCGACCGACTCGACGTGGGCGAGGATGATGAGGCCGACGGCGGTGAGCGCCGTGGAGCCCCAGACGAACACCTTGCGGCGACGGACGCGGTCCGACACCCAACCGGACACCGCGGCGCTGACGAGCAGGGCGACCGTGTAGAGGAGCACGCCGAAGGCGACGGTCGCGGTGGCCTCGGCGACGTCCTTGATCCCGATCTGCTCCTGCATGTAGAGCAGGCGGTAGGTCGTGAACATGAACGTGCCGAAGGTGATGAGGAACCGGCCCCACCAGGCGAGCCCGAAGTCGGGGTGCTTGATCGGGTTGGTCCAGAACGACGCGATGAGCGTGAGCCAGCTGAAGGGCTTGGTGGTGGCCGGGAGCTCGTCGCGGGCGACGACCGCGTAGACGAGGATCACGACGATCGCCAGGATGCCCGGCGCGATGAAGAGCACCGGCAGGTTGCCGACCAGGTACACGGCGAGGTAGAGGCCGGCGAGGATCGCGATGTTCTGCGCGAGGGCGATGACGCTCGAGGCCTTGCCGCGCTGGAACTCCGGCACGTTGTCGGCGAAGCTCGCGGTCAGCGTGGCGAGGACGGCGTTCGCGGCGACCTGGGCGAGCACCCACGCGATGGTGAGCTGCAGCACGTCCGGCGCGAACGCGAGCCAGGCGAGGGCGACGACGAAGACGACGACGCCGATGACCATCCACGGCCGACGACGACCCCAGCGGGTGCGGGTGCGGTCGGAGAGCGCTCCCGCCAGCGGGTTGGCGAGCAGGGCGCCCAGGGCACCGAACGGCAGGACCGAGCCGACGATCGTCTCGGGGCTGTCCGGGTCGAGCACCGTCGCCTTGATCGACATGCTCACGAACACCGGCGTGAGCAGTGCGGCGAAGAGGCCGAACTGGGCGAGGCTGAGCGCCCAGAGGTACTTCGGGCCGACCCGGACGGTGCTGACGCTCTGCGTGAGGCCCTCGACCGAGAACGCCCGCGATGCCGCTGCGGGGTCGGCGCTCGTGGCTCCGGCGGCCGCGGTGACCGGCGGGTTCGCGGTACCGGCGAGACCGGACTGCGGTTCTTCCTTCGACGTCGGTGTCGACATGACTCCTCCTCGAGCCATCGGGGGCGGGTGCCCTCTGAATACCTAGTGCTGGTAGGTGAGCAGGACAGTAACACTCAAAACCTTCCTGCGGAAGCTTTTTCTCGACATGTGTCGCGAGCGCCTCCGCGGGACGCAACCTCGGCGGTTCCACGCAACGGTCCACCGCTGCGGACCGTCGCCGACGTTGCGTTCTGCACTTCCCCGGAGCGACGCGGAACACCGCGCCTTGCTCGCGTGTTGGGTCGTGCGACGCCCGATCGACGGGCGCCGCTGACGGAAGGTGCACCCATGACCCAGACGGTCCTCCTCGAGGTCCAGCTGCGCGACGACGTCGCGCAGGACACCATCGAGTCCGCGATCAGCGAGACCCTCGCCCAGACGGCCACCTTCGCGGGCAACGAGTCCCTCGAGGTCCTGGTCGACGACACAGACCCGCTGCACCTCGTCGTGCTCGAGCGGTGGACGACCCCGGCCGACCACGACGCCTACGTCGCCTGGCGCGCCACCGACGAGGGCGCCCCGCGGGCCCTCGCCGCGATCGTCGCTGCTCCGCCCGTCACGCGCACGTTCAGCCGGGCGCTCGACCTCGGCTGAGCAGCGCTCCGCGTGAGCGTCGCTCGACTCGGCTGCGCGCCGCTCCGCGGCGACCGCAGGAGCTCCGCGCACCTGATCCGTCATCCCTGGTCGCCGAGCCCGAACAACCGCCGCGCGTTGCCCGACGCGAACGCCTCCCGCGCCGCGTCGTCGGGGAGCTCCGCCAGGAACCCGTCGACCTGCTCGCGGGTCGGTGACTGGAACGGGTGGTCGGTCGAGAACACGAGCCGGTCGACCGACGTGACGGCGAGTGCGTGCCGCAGCAGCGCCGGGTCGAGCATGCCCGACGCGGTGATCCAGACGTTCTCGCGCAGGTAGTCCGTGACCGACCGGTCGAGCCCCGCCGTCCGTGCAATGCCGTCGGCCCGACCGTGCCAGAAGAGCAGCAGTTCACCCCAGTGCCCGAGCACGAGCTGCAGGTCGGGGTGCCGGTCGAGGGCACCGCTCGCCATCAGCCGGAGTGCGGCCGTCCCCGCCTCGAGGTGCCAGCCCCACCCGAACGTCGCGAGGGCGAGGTCCACCGGTTCGCCGAGCCCCGAGTACGCGGCTCGGCGGACGGCGCCGGGCGGCACCTGCGGGTGGATGAAGACCGGCTGGTGCAGGCGCGACGCCACCGCCCACAGGTCGTCGTACCGCGGGTCGTCGGGCGTCACGTCGCCGACCCGGCCGTAGGTCATCACGCCCGTCAGCCCGAGCGCGACGGCTCGCTCGAGCTCGGCCGCGGCGGCTGCCGGGTCCGCGAGCGGGAGCGTCGCCATGGCCCGGAACCGACCGGGGTGCGCACGGATCGCCTCGACGACCTCGTCGTTCGCGTCGCGGGCGAGCGCCACGGCGTCGGCGGTGCTCGGGACCTGTGCGCCGGGCGGGGCCAGCGAGAGCACCTGGACGTCGACGCCCTGCTCGTCCATCGCGGCGAGCCGCCGCTCCGCCAGGTCGGTCAACCGTGCACGGACGTCGCCGTGGTCGTTGAGCACGAGGCTGGCGTCGCGGTCGTCACCGGTCATGCCCCGGAGCGCTCGGTCGACCGGTTCCGAGATCCAGTGCTCCTCGATGCCGATCAGTCGCGCCGTGACCAGCCCGTCCGTTCCCGCGTCCCCGGACATCCCGTGTCTCCTGTCCGACGCGCGGCCGCCGCGCGCCACGACGGACGGTACGCCGGAGGCGACGACGCGGTCGGGCCGGGCCGGTCCGGGTCAGATCGGGTCGGTCGGTCAGCGCGAGCGGTGCCGGACGGGAGGCGCGTGGCGGGCCCGCCCCGCGCCTCCCGTCCGTCACGTCGTCACGTCGTCACGTCGTCGGCGCGACCACCTCGTGCTCCGTGGCGTCCCGTCCGACGGCGAACGCCGTCGACGCGCCCCGCGCGTCCGCCCGGTAGTCCCCGCGGAACCCGCGCACCCGCACCTGCCCGCGCTCGTCCGTGCGGAGCACGGTCGGCCCGGTCCACCACTCCTCCTTGACGAGCCGGCGCACCGCCTCGTAGGACGGCTTCGGCGTCCCGTCCTCGCGCACCAGCCCGATCGGCGCGCCCAGCCAGGCGCCCGCGTCGGTGATGCCCCAGTAGGTCACCGCCTCGACCGCGGGGGGCCCGACCAGGCTCCGGTAGTGCCGCTCGACCTCGTCGGCCTGCCGCGCCTCACCCTCGGGCGTCGACGGCCACGAGTCCACCCGGTGGTCGTTCAGGTCGACGACGTGCGCGGGCATGAGGTCGCCCGACACGAGCGAGGTCTCGGTCAGGTGCAGCGGCAGGCCGTACCGAGCGAACCGGTCGACCATCGCGAGCATCGTCTCCTCGCCCCAGTAGCCCTGGTGCATGTGGGTCTGCAGCCCGATGGCGTCGATCTGCACCCCGGCCTCGAGCACGCCCTCGATCAGGCACTCGTACGCGCTCGACAGGTCGAAGTCGTTGAGCAGCAGGGTCGCGTGCGGGTTGGTGGCGCGGGCCTCCTCGAACGCCATCTGGATCGTCGGGATGCGGCCCTTCGCCCGGGCGAGCGGGGTGATCGCGTTGTCGCCGTTGTCGAACACGGGCATGATGACGACCTCGTTGATCGCGTCCCACGTGTCGACCAGCCCGGCGAGGTCGGAGACCTCGCGGCGGATGCGCTCGCGCTGCAGCCGTTCGACCTCGTCGAGGGGCAGCCCGAGCAGCCAGTCCGGCTGCACGGTGTGCCAGACGAGCGGGTGGCCCTTGCGCGCGATCCCCCGCTCGCGGAACCACTCGGCGGTGCGGCGGAGCCGGGCGGTGTCGGGTCGTCCGCGCTCGGGCTCGAAGGTGCCCCAGTAGAACGGGAGCGTCGCGGTGGTGAACACGTCGGTGTACAGGTCGGCGAGCCGTTCGAGGTGCTCCCGTTCGTCGCCGTCGACCTCGTCGTTCGCGAGCGCGACGAAGTCGAAGCCGATGTTGCCGAAGCCGAACGCGTGCCGGGTCTGCTCGACCGTGACCCCGACGTCCGGCAGCGGCGTGCCGTGGTGGTCGACGACCGTCAGGACCGTCGTGCCCGTGCGGTGGGCGATCGACTGCTGGGTGTCCGACTGCTGAGAGTCCGACTGCTGGGTGTCCATGGCTGCTCCCCGGCACCCGTCGACGTCGATGTCGATGGGATTTGTTGTGCGGCCGAACATAGCAGGACGGTGTCCCGGTGTCAGGAGCGCGCTGTCCCGTCTGTCCGTCGAGCGCTGCTGCCGACCGCGCCCGCCACCACCGCAGCGAGCGACAGCACCACGGCGAGCGCCGACGACCCCCCGAACACTACCGACCGGCATCCTGGTACCGCTCCTGAACGAACCGGAGTCCTGGGGACCGGCTGCCCCAGGCTCCTTCATCGACTCCGGCGCGATCTTCAGCGCATGGACTCGACTCACCCCGCCCCGACGTCGGGCGACCGCGCCACCGCACGCCCTGCTCGGTGGTGGCACCAGACCGTCGCCCAGCGGGCGACCCTCGTCGCGATCGTCGTGCTCGGCGCCGTCCTGTCGAGCTGGAACCTCGCCCGCGGCGGCGACTCGTCGTTCTACGCCGCCGCAGCACGCTCGATGTCCGAGTCGCTGCCCGCGTTCCTGTCCGGCTCGTTCGACCCCGGTGCGACGGTGACCCTCGACAAGCTCGCCGGCTTCGCGGTGCCCCAGGCGATCAGCATCCACCTGTTCGGCATGTCCACGGCGTCGCTCGCGCTGCCCCAGGTGATCGAGGGCGTGGTCACGACGCTCGCCGTCTCCGTGGTCGCGCTCCGCTGGCTCGGCGCCCGAGCCGGCCTGGTCGCCGCCGCCCTCGCCGCGAGCACCCCGATCTTCGTGTCGATGTTCGGCCACCCGATGGAGGACGGCCTCCTCACCATGTCGCTCGCCGTCGCGCTGGTCTGGTGGCAGCGCGCCGCGCTCACCCGGACGTGGTGGCCGCTGCTGCTCGCCGGGCTGTTCGTCGGCGTCGGCTTCCAGGCGAAGATGCTGCAGGCCTGGTTGGTGCTGCCCGCCCTCGTGCTCGCCACGGTGGTCGCCACCGCCGGCTCGGGACGGCGATGGCGCCGCGCCGCGGGACACGTGGCCGCGCTGGTCGGTGCCGCGGTCGTCGCGAGCCTCTCCTGGTCGGTGGTGCTCGGGCTGCTGCCGACGGGCGACCACCCCTACTTCGACGGGTCGACCGACGACAGCGTCTTCGCGATGGTCTTCGGCTACAACGGCGTCGACCGGTTCCTCCCCGGACTGTGGCCCGGAGCGGTCGGCGCGCTCGGCGCCGCCGTCGGACACGCCGGCACGCACGTCGCGGACGCGTGGCGCACGGCGACCGCCGGCCGGGGCGGTGGCGACCACTCGCTGCTCCAGCTCTTCTCGCCGCGGTACGCGTCACAGGTCGGCTGGTCGTGGCCCGCAGCGCTCACCGGCATCGGCATCGGCGCGGCCCGGTGGTGGCGTCGTCGGCCCGGCCGGGAGGCACTGCTCCCCGCCGCCACGCTCGTCGCCCTGGTCGTCTGGCTGGTGACCGCGGTGGCGGTGCTGTCCGTCCTGCGACTCCCGCACACCGCGTACGTCGCCGGGATCGGCGCGCAGCTCGCGGCCCTCGGCGCGCTCGGCTGGTGGGGCGCAGCCGGGTTCGTGGACGCGGCCGACCGCCGGCTGCGGCTCGTGCCCGTCGGCCTGCTCGTGGTCCAGGGCGCCTGGTGGGCGTGGCTGGCGCGGGCCTCGTCCGAGCCGGCGCTCCTCGGCACGATCGCCGTCGGCGTGACCGTCGTGGCGCTCGTGGTGCTCGTCGTCCGCTGGCGTCGGAGCGACCCGACGGCGCCGTCGACCCGCTGGCGTCGGACGGCGGCCGGCGTACTCGTGGCCGCGGTGGTGCTCGGGCCGGCGTGCTTCTCGCTGCAGGTCCTCGACGCGGCGCGGGACGGCAGCGGCGGCGACGCGTCGGTCGGCGTCGGGCAGGGTGCCTTCGCCCGCGGCGGTGGCACCCCGGACCGGGCGTTCGCGCTCGGCCGCGGCGGCACCGGCGGCTGGTCGGCCGGAGGTCGGTCGTCCGGCCCTGCGCCGTTCACGATCTCCGCACCGGACGTCGTCGGTGGCCACACCCGCCTGCCGTCGGACGAGGCAGCCCTCGTCGATGCCGCCGAGCGCGCAGGCGGCGGTCAGGACGGGGCACCGCTGTTCCTCACCGACTCGTGGCGGATCGCCGCCGACGTCATCGGCGACACCGGCGACGAGGTCCTGACCGACGGCGGGTTCTCCGGCCGGGTCCCGGTGTTCACCGCCGCCCAGGTCGAGTCGATCGTCCGCTCGGGCAGGACGCACCTGCTCGTCGTCGCGTCGGGCACGGCCGCTACCGACCCGGTCCGCCGTGCCGGTGCCGACCTCGGTTGCCGGGTGGTGCAGCGCTGGGGCTCGACGTTCGCCGACGCGGCGTCCGGCAGGTCCTTCGGCGGTGGCACCACGTCCTTCGCACTCGAGCGCTGCTCCTGAGACGACGCGGGTAGGGCAGGATCGAGCGATGGAGATCCGCGTGGCCGACCTTGACGACGCCGAGGCAGTCGCGGCCTTTCAGGTCCGGGCATGGGAGCAGACGTACCGGGGGCTCGTCCCCGACGCGTTCCTCGACGCCGCAAGGTCGCGCGACCGACGTGCGCGGTGGACCGAACGGATCCGCCGCGGCGAGCGTCGCGTCGTGCTCGTGCGTGCCGAGGACGTCGTGGTCGGGGTGTCGAGCACAGCGCCGTCGGCGGAGCCCGGTCTGCCCGCGACCGAGCTCTGCACGCTCTACCTCGATGCGGCCGTGCAGGGCACCGGGGTGTCGGACCAGCTGCTCGAGGCTGCTCTCGGGCGGGCGGCTGCCCACCTGCTCGTCTTCTCGGTGAACGGACGAGCCAAGCGCTTCTACGCCCGCCACGGCTTCGCACCACAGGGTTCACCGCAGGTCGACCCCGGCACGGGACTCGACGAGGAACGCTGGGTGCGCGGCGGCAGCGGAGCGGTGCGGAGCGTTCCCGCATGACCGTCCCGGGAGTCGTGCCGCACGACGCCGTGCTGCTCGCCGGGGGCCGAGCGTCACGGATGGGTGGGATCGACAAGACGGCCCTCATCGCCGACGGCCTGGCGCTGTCGGACCACGCCGTCGCCGCGGCGGCCCGCGCCCGCATCGTCGTGCTCGTCGGGCTCCGGGACGGCCGGACCGCACCGGACGGGGTCGTCGTCACACGTGAGGACCCGCCGTTCGGCGGACCGGTGGCCGGCATCGCCGCAGGGCTCGCGGCGGTCGCCGCGCCAGCGCCGTGGACGCTCGTGCTCGCGTGCGACCTCGTGCGCCCCGAGCGGGCGGTCGACGCGCTGCTCGGGGCGGCGGACGACGAGGCCGACGTCGACGGCTTCATCGCCGTCGACGAGGACGGACGTCGTCAACCCCTGCTCGCGCTCTACCGCTCGGACGCCCTGCGTGCCGCGGTCCGGGAGCTCGGTGACCCCACCGGCGCAGCGGTCCGACGGCTCACGGCCGGCCTGCGGCTCGTCGAGGTCCCACTGCCCGCCGATCTCTGTGCGGACGTGGACGAACCGGCGGACGCCACGCGGGCCACGGCGACCGCCCGACTGCTTGACTGACCGCATGACCACTGACGACGTCCTCGCCGCTTGGACCGCCGAGCTCGCCGAGGCGCTCGGGTTCCCCGAGGACTTCACGCTCGACCGCGACGTCGTGCTCGACCTCGCCCGCGACGCCGCCCACGGGGTGGCCCGGCCGGCCGCCCCGCTCACGACCTTCCTGGTCGGGTACGCAGCAGGGCTCCGCGGCGGGTCGAGCGCCGACCTGGCCGATGCCGCCGCGACCGCGACCCGGCTCGCGCTGGCACACGGGGCCGCAGCGGACTCCGCGGACGCTGACGGCTCCACCGGGCCCGACGCCCGGTGACGCTGGTCCTGCCGTCCTGGTCCGAGGCCCGACGCGCGGCACACGAGCAGGGCGCCCGTCTGGCCGCCGACACCGCGGGCGCCGACCCCGGGTCGGGAGCGGTCCGACTCGACCTGGCATCGGCGCTCGGACGGACGCTCGCCGCTGACCTGCTCGCCCGTGCCGACGTGCCCGGCCACGACGGCGCCGCGATGGACGGGTGGGCCGTCGCAGGGCCTGGGCCGTGGGTGCTCGGCGCACCGATCGTCGCGGGCGCGGTCCCCGCTGACGAGCCGCTCGCCGTCGGGCACGCCCGTCCGGTCACGACCGGGGCGCCGGTACCACCCGGCACGGAGGCCGTGGTGCGTTCCGAGGACGCCTCCGTCGACGACGACGGCCGCCTGGTCCGCCACACGTCGTCCGCGCGTCGTCACGTCCGACCGGCCGGCGAGGAGGTCTCCCGCGACCAGGTGCTGTTCCCCGCCGGCTCCGTGCTGACCCCGCCGCGTGCAGCGCTGGCCGCGGCGTCCGGCGTCGACGACGTGCTCGTCGCGCCCGTCCCGACCGCGCGGGTCGCGGTGCTCGGTGACGAGATCGTCGCCGCGGGCATCCCGCGACCCGGACAGGTGCGCGACGTCTTCACCCACACCCTGCCGTCCGTGCTCCGCACCTTCGGGGCCGACCCGGTCGCCACCGAGCGCGTGGCCGACGACGCCGACGGCACCGCCCGGGTGCTCGACGCCGCGCAGGAGCGGATCGTCGTCACGACCGGTGGCACCGCCGGCTCCTCGACTGACCACGTCCGCGGCGCGCTCGCCCGCATCGGCGCCGAGCTGCTCGTCGACCGCGTCGACGTCCGGCCCGGGCGCCCGATGCTGCTCGCCCGCCGGGGCACCACCGTGTACCTCTGCCTGCCCGGCAACCCGATGGCCGCGATGGTGGGCCTCGTGCTGCTCGGCGGACCGCTCGTCGCCGGTCTGCTCGGGCGACCGCTCGAACCGACGGGGTCGGTCCGGCTCGCCGTGGACGTGCCGAACGACCGACCGGGCGCACTGGTGCTCGCCCACCGGACGACACCCGAGGGTGCCATGCCGGCGTCCCACCAGTCGTCGGCCATGCTGCGGGGGCTGGCAGACGCGGACGGACTGATGATCGTGCCGGCCGGGGGCGGCGTGGCGGGCGAGGACGTGCCTCCCGTCCGGCTGCCGTGGGTCTGACGGTTGCGGACCCGGCGGTCTGAGGACCGGCTCAGCCGCGCTGGCGGGAACCGCACCGCCCTGGCGGGTGCCGGGCAGGGGTGGTAGACCCGGAGCATGAGCCGGATCACGGCGCGGAAGCGCGTCACCCGCATCACCGTCGCGACGTCCCGGTCGGTGCGTGACGACCTGCTCGCCGTCGAGGAGCCGCTCGAGATCCGCGTCGGCGGGAACTCGCTCGCGATCACGATGCGGACACCCGGCAACGACGTCGACCTCGCCGCCGGGTTCCTGGTGTCCGAGGGCGTGATCGCCCGCGGTGACGACTTCGCCGCCGCCCGGTACTGCGCGGGTGCGACGGACGAGGGGCTGAACACCTACAACGTGCTCGACGTGACGCTCGCCCTCGGTGTTCCTGCACCGGATCCGAGCCTGGAG from Curtobacterium sp. SGAir0471 encodes:
- a CDS encoding GNAT family N-acetyltransferase, with the protein product MEIRVADLDDAEAVAAFQVRAWEQTYRGLVPDAFLDAARSRDRRARWTERIRRGERRVVLVRAEDVVVGVSSTAPSAEPGLPATELCTLYLDAAVQGTGVSDQLLEAALGRAAAHLLVFSVNGRAKRFYARHGFAPQGSPQVDPGTGLDEERWVRGGSGAVRSVPA
- a CDS encoding molybdopterin molybdotransferase MoeA, translating into MTLVLPSWSEARRAAHEQGARLAADTAGADPGSGAVRLDLASALGRTLAADLLARADVPGHDGAAMDGWAVAGPGPWVLGAPIVAGAVPADEPLAVGHARPVTTGAPVPPGTEAVVRSEDASVDDDGRLVRHTSSARRHVRPAGEEVSRDQVLFPAGSVLTPPRAALAAASGVDDVLVAPVPTARVAVLGDEIVAAGIPRPGQVRDVFTHTLPSVLRTFGADPVATERVADDADGTARVLDAAQERIVVTTGGTAGSSTDHVRGALARIGAELLVDRVDVRPGRPMLLARRGTTVYLCLPGNPMAAMVGLVLLGGPLVAGLLGRPLEPTGSVRLAVDVPNDRPGALVLAHRTTPEGAMPASHQSSAMLRGLADADGLMIVPAGGGVAGEDVPPVRLPWV
- the mobA gene encoding molybdenum cofactor guanylyltransferase, which encodes MTVPGVVPHDAVLLAGGRASRMGGIDKTALIADGLALSDHAVAAAARARIVVLVGLRDGRTAPDGVVVTREDPPFGGPVAGIAAGLAAVAAPAPWTLVLACDLVRPERAVDALLGAADDEADVDGFIAVDEDGRRQPLLALYRSDALRAAVRELGDPTGAAVRRLTAGLRLVEVPLPADLCADVDEPADATRATATARLLD
- a CDS encoding DUF6457 domain-containing protein, translating into MTTDDVLAAWTAELAEALGFPEDFTLDRDVVLDLARDAAHGVARPAAPLTTFLVGYAAGLRGGSSADLADAAATATRLALAHGAAADSADADGSTGPDAR
- a CDS encoding ArnT family glycosyltransferase, which produces MDSTHPAPTSGDRATARPARWWHQTVAQRATLVAIVVLGAVLSSWNLARGGDSSFYAAAARSMSESLPAFLSGSFDPGATVTLDKLAGFAVPQAISIHLFGMSTASLALPQVIEGVVTTLAVSVVALRWLGARAGLVAAALAASTPIFVSMFGHPMEDGLLTMSLAVALVWWQRAALTRTWWPLLLAGLFVGVGFQAKMLQAWLVLPALVLATVVATAGSGRRWRRAAGHVAALVGAAVVASLSWSVVLGLLPTGDHPYFDGSTDDSVFAMVFGYNGVDRFLPGLWPGAVGALGAAVGHAGTHVADAWRTATAGRGGGDHSLLQLFSPRYASQVGWSWPAALTGIGIGAARWWRRRPGREALLPAATLVALVVWLVTAVAVLSVLRLPHTAYVAGIGAQLAALGALGWWGAAGFVDAADRRLRLVPVGLLVVQGAWWAWLARASSEPALLGTIAVGVTVVALVVLVVRWRRSDPTAPSTRWRRTAAGVLVAAVVLGPACFSLQVLDAARDGSGGDASVGVGQGAFARGGGTPDRAFALGRGGTGGWSAGGRSSGPAPFTISAPDVVGGHTRLPSDEAALVDAAERAGGGQDGAPLFLTDSWRIAADVIGDTGDEVLTDGGFSGRVPVFTAAQVESIVRSGRTHLLVVASGTAATDPVRRAGADLGCRVVQRWGSTFADAASGRSFGGGTTSFALERCS